In Spiroplasma litorale, a single genomic region encodes these proteins:
- a CDS encoding holo-ACP synthase yields the protein MNKIGIDIIEIKRLRNWKKLFKKILHEDEIKIFQKFNTKKRKNEFLAGRWAAKEALMKILNKDITMNLINIGYKNNKPVFLNEGYENYNISISHETKYCVAVAIDLDFKEA from the coding sequence ATGAATAAGATTGGCATAGATATTATTGAAATTAAAAGACTTAGAAATTGAAAAAAACTTTTTAAAAAAATTTTACATGAAGATGAAATAAAAATATTTCAAAAGTTTAATACAAAAAAGAGAAAAAATGAGTTTTTAGCTGGCAGATGAGCCGCCAAAGAAGCTTTAATGAAAATATTAAATAAAGACATTACAATGAATTTAATAAATATTGGTTATAAAAATAATAAACCCGTATTTTTAAATGAGGGTTATGAAAATTATAATATTTCAATAAGTCATGAAACAAAATATTGTGTTGCAGTGGCAATTGATTTAGATTTTAAGGAGGCATAA
- the thyA gene encoding thymidylate synthase — protein sequence MKQYLDLVKNILNNGEVRQDRTNTGTVSLFGAQSRYDLREGFPLLTTKKMFFKGIVHEMLWFIKGDTNIKYLVDNDVKIWNEWPYELFKKSKDYNGESIVEFANKIKTDNNFAIKYGELGPVYGKQWRNFNGVDQLKNLIENIKNNPFSRRHIINAWNPSEVEKMALPPCHALFQFYVSESGYLDLQLYQRSGDVFLGIPFNIASYSFLLTLVSLECNLKPRYFIHTIGDAHIYSNHIDQMNLQLTRNPLKLPKLEIQFNNKNIFDIKYEDVKLIDYESHSSIKGEIAV from the coding sequence ATGAAGCAATACTTGGATTTAGTTAAAAATATATTAAATAATGGTGAAGTTAGACAGGACAGGACCAATACGGGTACCGTATCTTTATTTGGTGCACAATCAAGATATGATTTAAGAGAAGGTTTTCCGTTGTTAACTACTAAAAAAATGTTTTTTAAAGGTATAGTTCATGAAATGTTATGATTTATCAAAGGTGATACAAATATAAAGTATTTAGTTGATAATGATGTAAAAATATGAAATGAGTGACCTTATGAATTATTTAAAAAAAGTAAAGATTACAATGGTGAATCAATTGTTGAATTTGCAAATAAAATAAAAACAGATAATAACTTTGCAATTAAGTATGGTGAATTGGGTCCAGTATATGGTAAACAATGAAGAAATTTCAATGGAGTTGATCAACTTAAAAACTTAATTGAAAATATAAAAAACAATCCGTTCTCTAGAAGACATATTATAAATGCTTGAAACCCTTCAGAAGTTGAAAAAATGGCACTACCCCCATGTCACGCCTTGTTTCAATTTTATGTGTCTGAATCTGGTTATTTAGATTTGCAACTTTATCAAAGAAGTGGGGATGTTTTTTTAGGTATTCCTTTTAATATAGCAAGTTATTCATTTTTATTAACACTAGTTTCATTAGAATGTAACTTAAAACCAAGATATTTTATTCATACTATTGGAGATGCACATATTTATTCAAACCATATAGACCAGATGAATTTACAACTTACAAGAAATCCATTAAAATTACCAAAATTAGAAATTCAATTTAATAATAAAAATATATTTGATATTAAATATGAAGATGTAAAACTTATAGATTATGAGTCTCATTCAAGTATTAAAGGAGAAATTGCAGTATAA
- a CDS encoding dihydrofolate reductase translates to MISLIWAQTKNNVIGNDNKLPWDIKSEMKHFVDYTKGKTVLMGRNTFESLKIKPLPKRENIVITSRPMEKEYNQLWKSDNLTKVLEKYKNIEKELVVIGGAQIYTEALKFADKLVVSIIKEDYIGNVYFPNWNKKDFNLIEEKENDEFIIQIYERK, encoded by the coding sequence ATGATTAGTTTAATTTGAGCACAAACAAAAAATAATGTAATTGGTAATGATAACAAATTACCCTGAGACATAAAAAGTGAAATGAAACATTTTGTGGATTATACTAAAGGCAAAACTGTTTTAATGGGAAGAAATACTTTTGAGTCATTAAAAATTAAACCTCTGCCCAAAAGAGAAAATATAGTTATCACCTCAAGACCTATGGAAAAAGAGTATAATCAATTATGGAAAAGTGATAATTTAACTAAAGTTTTAGAAAAATATAAAAATATTGAAAAGGAACTTGTTGTAATTGGTGGTGCTCAAATTTATACAGAAGCATTAAAATTTGCAGATAAACTAGTAGTTAGTATTATTAAGGAAGACTATATTGGTAATGTTTACTTTCCAAATTGAAATAAAAAAGATTTTAATCTAATTGAAGAAAAAGAAAATGATGAATTCATTATACAAATTTATGAAAGGAAATAA
- a CDS encoding lysophospholipid acyltransferase family protein, with translation MSKKLKYTQDRDLQTPAEFEEAKTKKETAYVRKGKFILNFYNIWRTIKKAKKVTKKIKLDPNLYSEEWRYNWVKKKSKKVLQLLNVYVDVIGVENWLDRGVILASNHQSNIDPILMLAVNDFSKQQPVAFIAKKELWTQRIFKHFMNLIDNVPMDRNNPRSVYNSIKEGKDLVSDYKRSLVIFPEGTRSAKQEMNEFQPASMKVAQMAYAPIIPVTIIDSYKLFVKRPKGEFRIKIIFGKPLMPEKFISLKTDMLTKNVHKEIEKNMKKYIDWDPKKLGIKPKSVNKKTRCTYY, from the coding sequence ATGTCAAAGAAACTAAAGTACACGCAGGATAGAGATCTACAAACTCCAGCTGAATTCGAAGAAGCGAAGACAAAAAAAGAAACAGCATATGTTAGAAAAGGGAAATTTATTTTAAATTTCTATAACATATGAAGAACCATAAAAAAAGCAAAAAAAGTTACTAAAAAGATAAAATTAGATCCAAACTTATATTCAGAAGAATGAAGATATAATTGAGTAAAAAAGAAAAGTAAAAAAGTGCTACAACTATTAAATGTATATGTTGACGTTATTGGTGTAGAAAATTGGCTAGATAGAGGTGTTATTTTAGCGTCTAACCATCAATCAAATATTGACCCAATTTTAATGTTGGCTGTAAATGATTTTTCAAAACAACAACCAGTAGCGTTTATTGCTAAAAAAGAACTTTGAACACAAAGAATTTTTAAACATTTTATGAATTTAATTGACAACGTACCTATGGATAGAAATAATCCAAGAAGTGTTTATAATTCAATAAAAGAGGGTAAAGATTTAGTTTCTGACTATAAAAGAAGTTTAGTTATTTTTCCTGAAGGAACAAGAAGTGCTAAACAAGAAATGAATGAATTTCAGCCTGCGAGTATGAAAGTTGCTCAAATGGCTTACGCTCCTATAATACCAGTAACAATAATTGATTCTTATAAATTATTTGTTAAAAGACCAAAAGGTGAGTTTAGAATAAAAATAATTTTTGGTAAACCATTAATGCCAGAAAAATTTATATCATTAAAAACTGACATGCTTACAAAAAACGTTCATAAAGAAATCGAAAAAAATATGAAAAAATATATAGATTGAGATCCAAAAAAATTAGGTATCAAACCAAAATCTGTTAACAAAAAAACAAGATGTACATATTATTAG
- a CDS encoding thymidine phosphorylase → MNFNSIIEKKKKNIELNESEINFLIEGFLNNKIKDYQMSAFLMAVYFNNMTKNELYFLTNAMIRSGKKYDLEGVEGPIADKHSTGGVGDKTSLIYAPLVASFGIKVAKISGRGLGKTGGTIDKLESCTGWTSLISEEEFNSNVKNKYISIIGQSENIVPADKVLYALRDVTGTVDSIPLIASSIMSKKLAVRNTSIILDVKVGSGAFMQNIDDALLLANTMIEIGNLYNRNVSVILTNMNFPLGRSIGNALEVKEAWETLNGNGCTSLEEISTTAAAITLLDNGIFNDYKIACEEINKVIKSKKAANLLKEFVINQNGDFDKIINYDDNFKTKNVIEIRSEKKGYLNYDSNSIGNLSLNLGAGRETKEDKIDFASGIYLNKLPNEFVNENEIIFTLYTNKDSVEIFKNMSHECYKITDNKNESDLILKIISKNYNL, encoded by the coding sequence ATGAATTTCAACTCCATTATTGAAAAGAAGAAAAAAAATATTGAATTAAATGAATCGGAAATAAATTTTTTAATTGAGGGTTTTTTAAATAATAAAATTAAAGATTATCAAATGTCTGCTTTTTTAATGGCGGTTTATTTTAATAATATGACAAAAAATGAATTATATTTTTTGACTAATGCAATGATACGTTCTGGAAAAAAATATGATTTAGAAGGTGTTGAAGGGCCAATAGCAGATAAACATTCTACTGGCGGAGTTGGAGATAAAACGAGTTTAATTTATGCTCCTCTAGTAGCAAGTTTTGGTATAAAAGTTGCAAAAATATCAGGCAGAGGGCTTGGAAAAACAGGGGGAACGATTGACAAACTAGAAAGTTGTACTGGATGAACGAGTTTAATATCAGAAGAAGAGTTTAATTCTAATGTTAAAAACAAATACATTTCTATTATCGGTCAATCAGAAAATATAGTTCCCGCAGACAAGGTGTTATATGCATTGAGAGATGTAACTGGTACAGTTGATTCAATTCCATTGATAGCATCAAGCATCATGTCTAAAAAACTTGCTGTAAGAAACACAAGTATAATATTGGATGTTAAGGTTGGGTCAGGAGCTTTCATGCAAAACATTGATGATGCCTTATTGCTTGCAAACACAATGATCGAAATTGGCAATTTATATAATAGAAATGTTAGTGTCATACTTACAAATATGAATTTTCCGCTCGGAAGAAGTATAGGAAATGCATTAGAGGTCAAAGAAGCATGAGAAACTTTGAATGGTAATGGATGTACTTCCCTTGAAGAAATATCAACTACTGCGGCTGCAATAACATTATTAGATAATGGTATTTTTAACGACTATAAAATTGCATGTGAAGAAATTAATAAAGTCATAAAAAGTAAAAAGGCAGCTAATTTATTAAAAGAATTTGTTATAAATCAAAATGGAGATTTTGATAAAATAATTAATTATGATGATAATTTTAAAACTAAGAATGTTATAGAGATTCGTTCAGAAAAGAAAGGTTATTTGAATTACGACTCAAATAGTATTGGAAACCTATCTTTGAATCTTGGAGCAGGTCGTGAAACAAAAGAAGATAAAATTGATTTTGCATCTGGAATATATCTAAATAAGTTACCAAATGAATTTGTCAATGAAAATGAAATTATTTTTACTTTATATACAAATAAAGATAGTGTAGAAATATTTAAAAATATGTCTCATGAATGTTATAAAATAACAGATAATAAAAATGAAAGTGATTTGATTTTGAAAATAATATCAAAAAACTATAATTTATAA
- the rpmG gene encoding 50S ribosomal protein L33, which produces MREGVILRCSVCKEENYIAKNDKRKDKIEVNKHCFKCNAHQTHKQKK; this is translated from the coding sequence ATGCGCGAAGGAGTTATCTTACGTTGTTCAGTTTGCAAAGAAGAAAATTATATTGCAAAAAACGATAAAAGAAAAGACAAAATTGAAGTTAATAAACATTGTTTTAAATGTAATGCACACCAAACACATAAGCAAAAAAAATAA
- a CDS encoding aminopeptidase P family protein, giving the protein MKKEILNKILKETGAQAILLYSPQNRYWFSRFQSSLGYVLYTEDESILFLDGRYITAARESDSVTNIDKILEFKKIYELLNHEIENKNIKKVIFESDWVYCSQADLFKKHLKSEVEGYNFESVRMIKDQWEICQIRKACDITHEVFLEVLSYVKPGMTEIQLSNFVTNTFLQKGAQKLSFDTIVASGKNGSKPHAVPSDKVINENDFVTLDMGCEYNGYCSDQTRTFVMGENGNPIINEIYQIVYEAQELGINSIKPGVKTSEIHKICFDYIDSKGYGEYFTHGTGHGLGIEIHEEPYNSVAGDKILEEGMCVTVEPGIYIPGTGGVRIEDDILVTSKGFDYLTTPLRKLQIVK; this is encoded by the coding sequence ATGAAAAAAGAAATTCTAAACAAAATTTTAAAAGAAACTGGTGCTCAGGCTATCTTGTTGTATTCGCCTCAAAATAGATATTGATTCTCAAGATTTCAATCTAGTTTAGGCTATGTATTATATACAGAAGATGAAAGTATACTTTTTTTGGATGGTAGATACATTACTGCTGCAAGGGAATCAGACTCAGTAACTAATATTGATAAAATTTTGGAATTTAAAAAAATTTATGAGTTATTAAATCATGAAATTGAAAATAAAAACATTAAAAAAGTTATTTTTGAAAGCGATTGAGTATATTGTAGCCAAGCAGATCTTTTTAAAAAACATTTGAAATCTGAAGTTGAAGGTTACAATTTTGAATCTGTAAGAATGATAAAAGATCAATGAGAAATTTGTCAAATTAGAAAAGCATGTGATATAACACATGAAGTTTTTTTAGAGGTTCTATCATATGTTAAACCGGGTATGACAGAAATCCAATTATCAAATTTTGTTACAAACACTTTTTTACAAAAAGGTGCTCAAAAATTAAGTTTTGATACAATTGTTGCAAGTGGTAAAAATGGAAGCAAACCACATGCTGTACCATCTGATAAAGTAATTAATGAAAATGATTTTGTTACATTAGATATGGGTTGTGAGTATAATGGATATTGCTCAGATCAAACAAGAACATTTGTAATGGGTGAAAATGGTAACCCTATAATAAATGAAATTTATCAAATAGTATATGAGGCTCAGGAATTAGGTATAAATAGTATTAAACCAGGTGTTAAAACAAGTGAAATCCATAAAATTTGCTTTGATTACATAGATTCAAAAGGATATGGAGAATATTTTACACACGGAACTGGACACGGTTTAGGGATTGAAATTCACGAAGAACCATATAATTCTGTTGCAGGGGACAAAATACTTGAAGAAGGTATGTGTGTGACTGTGGAACCTGGAATATATATTCCTGGTACTGGTGGAGTAAGAATTGAAGACGACATTCTTGTAACTTCAAAAGGTTTTGATTACTTAACAACACCATTAAGAAAATTACAAATAGTAAAATAA
- the uppS gene encoding polyprenyl diphosphate synthase: MIYISKIEHIALIIDGNGRWAKKFHRPRTYGHRVGIQNIWPTILAIKKQNIKYASFYCFSTENWNRPDKEVEFLINFPVDFFNRKKQEEYLKNDIKVVWVGRRDRMPTETKKIIEEVEEKTKNCSSLIFNLCIDYGSFDEIQNAIKKIMDDCENKLLNKNDFEIKDLFKYLYTEGTPPIDLLIRTGGEQRLSNFMLLQASYAELYFTKKYWPEFREHDLLVAIDNYISRERRYGEIKNGK, encoded by the coding sequence GTGATTTATATTTCAAAAATTGAACATATTGCTCTAATTATTGATGGTAATGGACGTTGAGCAAAAAAATTTCATAGACCAAGAACTTATGGTCATAGAGTTGGTATACAAAATATATGACCAACAATTTTAGCGATAAAGAAGCAAAATATAAAATATGCTTCTTTTTATTGTTTTTCTACAGAGAATTGAAATAGACCTGATAAAGAAGTTGAATTTTTGATCAACTTCCCAGTTGACTTCTTTAATAGAAAAAAACAAGAAGAATATTTAAAAAATGATATAAAGGTTGTTTGAGTTGGTAGAAGAGATCGGATGCCAACCGAAACAAAAAAAATAATTGAAGAAGTAGAAGAAAAAACAAAAAATTGTAGTTCATTAATTTTTAATTTGTGCATTGATTATGGTTCATTCGATGAAATTCAAAATGCAATTAAAAAAATAATGGATGATTGTGAAAATAAACTATTAAATAAAAATGATTTTGAAATTAAAGATTTATTTAAATATTTGTATACTGAAGGTACCCCACCAATTGATTTGTTAATTAGAACCGGTGGGGAACAAAGATTAAGTAACTTTATGTTGTTACAAGCTTCTTATGCAGAATTATATTTTACAAAGAAATATTGACCAGAATTTAGAGAGCATGACTTGTTAGTTGCTATTGATAACTACATAAGTAGAGAAAGAAGATATGGAGAAATAAAAAATGGAAAATAA
- a CDS encoding phosphatidate cytidylyltransferase — protein sequence MENNQKEDLVDKNQEVGSNRFKSSVAISNFKKRIITSIILLIFLLIYVSLGAIYTLLSELKNIEIAAYFLIFLTSIILILCQFEINSATNFKKWYFQLVIISISLIMFFYPININLYRNLSFYSLMSLGGWLSSWQLPLIIFLFFLILLLCVYLSKSKNYKGIIINFAITLMIVFAFKAFTIISLSRIDFGGKIVGRFSFNTIVWVWLIIIFNDSFAYLGGMRWGKTKLAPVISPKKTWEGAAIGLSCSFIFAITYALIFYFCNPVNKPLFEMMVFLGNNSKAGEIIVYVILSLLFPVIGLYGDLLFSYVKRLFNIKDYSNLLPGHGGLLDRLDSIIFALFILFIIIILGSSVF from the coding sequence ATGGAAAATAACCAAAAAGAAGACTTAGTAGATAAAAATCAGGAAGTTGGTTCCAATAGATTTAAATCTTCTGTTGCAATATCAAATTTTAAAAAAAGAATAATAACATCCATTATACTATTAATATTTCTTCTAATTTATGTTTCTTTAGGTGCTATTTATACTCTATTAAGTGAATTAAAAAATATTGAAATTGCAGCATATTTTTTAATTTTCCTAACATCAATAATTTTGATTCTATGTCAATTTGAAATTAATTCTGCTACTAATTTTAAAAAATGATACTTTCAACTTGTTATTATATCAATATCTTTAATTATGTTTTTTTATCCTATAAACATAAATCTTTATAGAAATTTATCATTTTATAGTTTAATGAGTTTAGGAGGTTGATTAAGTTCTTGACAACTTCCATTAATAATATTTTTATTCTTTTTAATTTTATTGTTGTGTGTATACCTTTCAAAATCTAAAAACTATAAAGGTATTATTATAAACTTCGCAATAACTTTAATGATTGTATTTGCTTTCAAAGCATTTACAATCATATCATTGAGTAGAATTGATTTTGGAGGCAAAATTGTCGGTAGATTTTCATTTAATACCATTGTTTGGGTTTGACTAATCATTATATTTAATGATTCATTTGCTTATTTGGGAGGAATGAGATGAGGTAAAACAAAATTAGCTCCAGTTATTAGTCCTAAAAAAACCTGAGAAGGTGCTGCAATTGGTTTATCATGTTCTTTTATTTTTGCAATTACTTATGCTTTAATATTTTATTTTTGCAATCCTGTTAATAAACCTCTTTTTGAAATGATGGTTTTTTTAGGAAATAATTCAAAAGCAGGAGAAATAATTGTTTATGTTATATTATCGTTATTATTTCCTGTAATTGGATTATATGGCGATTTATTATTTTCATATGTTAAAAGATTATTTAATATAAAAGATTACTCAAATCTTCTTCCAGGACATGGTGGATTGTTAGATCGATTAGATTCAATAATTTTTGCATTATTCATACTATTTATAATAATAATTTTAGGGAGTAGTGTGTTTTAA